CAAAATACCAAAATCATAACCCTTCCAGCTTCTGCGATACTTAATTCCAAACTCATTTTCTTCCCAGGATGTCAGGTAGAGCATAAGCAGCGTAAGTTCCTTCAATTTGTTATGCAGTTCCCC
The sequence above is drawn from the Bacillota bacterium genome and encodes:
- a CDS encoding transposase, producing MASGELHNKLKELTLLMLYLTSWEENEFGIKYRRSWKGYDFGIL